In the genome of Nocardioides marmoribigeumensis, one region contains:
- a CDS encoding VCBS repeat domain-containing M23 family metallopeptidase: protein MSRRARLLAVLAPVVAGAVAVPSAAYARVPVTDYTMPFTCGQAWTGDSRPTHSPSALSIDWNRDGDLGKRVIAPAPGVITRVENLGSRSYGLYVILDHGNGETTLYAHLSAEYVTVGQRVDTGEVIAAVGSSGGSTGPHLHFEERRNGTDVQPYFDGVAFTFGSTLASKNCPDVPVVGDWNNDGTDDLGTFSRRVYGWFNLLKAGQVTRARRGLGADRPLVGDFDGDGRTDLGVRRATTPDYVLRLASGAPAIKLRLGAVDDKPLVGDWDGNGTTDIGLWRPATGMFWMRWPNGSVRKVQLGSTSQLPVTGDWNGDGTTDLGVFDPTTATWSLRMVGRDGTVWTGTTRLGAAGDLPVAGDWNGDGTTDLGTWTPSTATWNQRYATTATSASPRMVSKVFGTAR, encoded by the coding sequence GTGTCCCGTCGTGCTCGCCTGCTCGCTGTCCTGGCCCCCGTCGTCGCCGGCGCGGTCGCGGTGCCCTCCGCGGCGTACGCCCGGGTGCCTGTCACCGACTACACGATGCCGTTCACCTGTGGCCAGGCCTGGACCGGTGACTCGCGCCCGACCCACTCACCGAGCGCACTGTCCATCGACTGGAACCGCGACGGCGACCTGGGCAAGAGGGTGATCGCGCCCGCCCCGGGCGTGATCACCCGGGTCGAGAACCTCGGCAGCCGCAGCTACGGCCTCTACGTGATCCTCGACCACGGCAACGGCGAGACCACCCTCTACGCCCACCTCTCCGCGGAGTACGTCACCGTCGGCCAGCGCGTCGACACCGGCGAGGTGATCGCGGCGGTCGGCTCCTCCGGCGGCTCGACCGGTCCGCACCTGCACTTCGAGGAGCGGCGCAACGGCACCGACGTGCAGCCCTACTTCGACGGCGTGGCCTTCACGTTCGGCTCCACCCTGGCGTCGAAGAACTGTCCCGACGTCCCGGTCGTCGGGGACTGGAACAACGACGGCACGGACGACCTCGGCACGTTCAGCCGCCGCGTCTACGGCTGGTTCAACCTGCTCAAGGCAGGGCAGGTGACCCGAGCCCGGCGCGGGCTCGGCGCCGACCGGCCCCTGGTCGGCGACTTCGACGGCGACGGCAGGACCGACCTCGGCGTCCGCCGCGCGACGACGCCCGACTACGTCCTGCGCCTGGCCTCCGGGGCGCCGGCGATCAAGCTGCGCCTCGGCGCCGTCGACGACAAGCCGCTCGTGGGCGACTGGGACGGCAACGGCACCACCGACATCGGCCTGTGGCGCCCGGCGACCGGGATGTTCTGGATGCGGTGGCCCAACGGGTCGGTGCGCAAGGTCCAGCTCGGCTCGACCTCGCAACTGCCGGTCACCGGCGACTGGAACGGCGACGGCACCACCGACCTCGGGGTCTTCGACCCGACCACCGCGACCTGGTCGCTGCGGATGGTGGGCAGGGACGGCACGGTGTGGACCGGGACCACGCGGCTCGGCGCGGCCGGCGACCTGCCCGTGGCCGGCGACTGGAACGGCGACGGCACCACCGACCTCGGCACCTGGACGCCCTCGACGGCGACCTGGAACCAGCGCTACGCGACCACCGCGACCAGTGCCTCCCCGCGGATGGTGAGCAAGGTGTTCGGGACCGCGCGCTAG
- a CDS encoding TetR/AcrR family transcriptional regulator, which translates to MSEQEPVQQSDEAEQDGRRPDRRRSAAAERRRAREAAIIAATRSLLDARGVRDAQIEDVARAVGVNRAIIYRHFTGKEELFALTLVGYLRELQQALTDADDPEAGPEERLRRGAKAFLDYGREHPAFVDCGVTILRSGPELLDEISPSALFRLGRAMTGCLAGAVAILREGKEQGVFDIEDPDLVANTTYAMGLGGLQLARLGVVVREDAPGVPAVVPVGAEQVTDTLVEALMALARTR; encoded by the coding sequence ATGTCCGAGCAGGAGCCGGTGCAGCAGTCCGACGAGGCCGAGCAGGACGGGCGACGGCCCGACCGGAGGCGCTCCGCCGCGGCCGAGCGCAGGCGGGCCCGCGAGGCGGCGATCATCGCGGCCACGCGGTCCCTCCTCGACGCGCGCGGGGTGCGCGACGCGCAGATCGAGGACGTCGCCCGCGCGGTCGGGGTCAACCGCGCGATCATCTACCGCCACTTCACCGGCAAGGAGGAGCTCTTCGCCCTCACGCTGGTGGGCTACCTCCGCGAGCTCCAGCAGGCCCTGACCGACGCCGACGACCCGGAGGCCGGGCCCGAGGAGCGGTTGCGACGGGGCGCCAAGGCGTTCCTCGACTACGGCCGCGAGCACCCCGCGTTCGTCGACTGCGGCGTCACGATCCTGCGCAGCGGACCCGAGCTGCTCGACGAGATCAGCCCGTCGGCGCTCTTCCGGCTCGGCCGCGCGATGACCGGGTGCCTCGCCGGCGCGGTGGCGATCCTGCGGGAGGGCAAGGAGCAGGGCGTCTTCGACATCGAGGACCCTGACCTGGTTGCCAACACCACCTACGCGATGGGGCTCGGTGGTCTCCAGCTGGCCCGCCTGGGCGTCGTGGTCCGCGAGGACGCGCCCGGCGTCCCCGCCGTCGTACCCGTCGGTGCGGAGCAGGTCACCGACACCCTGGTCGAGGCGCTCATGGCGCTGGCGCGCACCCGCTGA
- a CDS encoding endonuclease/exonuclease/phosphatase family protein: MTGQRRQRVLRVVVVLVLLGGGVLTLARLWQPAAGPLQETMIRLAALVPLAVLPYAVAALGAALLVRRWRPAAALLVLAVAGLALHLWWLTPAFTDDGPAAADGPRLRVLTVNALAYTGASGADLVRLARGADADVVVVEELTGEAYEQALRAGLVAAYAHRSWSPDAGDTATMIWSHLPMSRLRTLPRASGVLSATLRWEGRDVDLLGVHTGPPVWPHTWREDHADLLRAVRRERPDLLAGDFNATTDHLPLRRLLGEGLRDAVDLTGSGWAPTWPSHGRQHLLGVPLPRFAAIDHVLVGRGWTVTSLRRVEVPRSDHTAVLAVVAPVA, from the coding sequence GTGACGGGGCAGCGGCGGCAGCGGGTGCTCCGCGTCGTCGTGGTCCTGGTGCTCCTGGGCGGCGGGGTGCTCACCCTGGCCCGGCTCTGGCAGCCTGCGGCGGGTCCCCTGCAGGAGACCATGATCCGGCTCGCCGCGCTGGTGCCCCTGGCGGTGCTGCCCTACGCGGTCGCGGCGCTCGGGGCCGCGCTCCTGGTCCGGCGGTGGCGGCCGGCCGCCGCACTGCTCGTGCTCGCGGTCGCCGGGCTGGCGCTGCACCTGTGGTGGCTCACGCCCGCCTTCACCGACGACGGACCCGCGGCGGCCGACGGGCCCCGGCTGCGCGTGCTGACCGTCAACGCGCTGGCCTACACCGGCGCCTCCGGTGCGGACCTCGTGCGGCTCGCGCGTGGCGCCGACGCCGATGTGGTCGTCGTGGAGGAGCTGACCGGCGAGGCGTACGAGCAGGCGCTCCGGGCCGGTCTGGTCGCCGCCTACGCCCACCGCTCGTGGTCCCCGGACGCCGGTGACACCGCGACGATGATCTGGTCGCACCTGCCGATGTCCCGGCTGCGGACGCTGCCCCGGGCCTCGGGGGTGCTGAGCGCCACGCTGCGGTGGGAGGGGCGCGACGTCGACCTCCTCGGCGTGCACACCGGGCCGCCGGTCTGGCCGCACACCTGGCGCGAGGACCACGCCGACCTGCTGCGCGCCGTACGCCGGGAGCGTCCGGACCTGCTGGCCGGCGACTTCAACGCGACCACCGACCACCTGCCCCTGCGGCGCCTGCTCGGCGAGGGGCTGCGCGACGCCGTGGACCTCACCGGCAGCGGCTGGGCGCCGACCTGGCCGAGCCACGGCCGTCAGCACCTGCTCGGCGTGCCCCTGCCGCGCTTCGCCGCGATCGACCACGTCCTCGTCGGGCGGGGGTGGACCGTGACCTCGCTGCGTCGTGTCGAGGTCCCGCGCAGCGACCACACCGCGGTGCTCGCGGTGGTCGCGCCGGTCGCCTAG
- a CDS encoding PAC2 family protein yields the protein MSASHVFIVDEVPELEDASDLVMVTVLEGFLDAGGAAQSALSHLLETDQGRVVATFEIDAFYDYRARRPPMTFAEDHYEDYQAPRLVCRLVHDAAGVPFLLLHGPEPDTHWEAFCAAVRTVVEHFGVSLVVSWGAVPMAVPHTRPVMITHHGNRPELVTRSSMWRGAIRIPASALALLELRLGEWGHAATGFVAHVPHYLAQVDYPLSAIPLLTAAAEATGLQWDLTGLHARAAARADDIATQVAESAEVRDVVAGLEQQYDAFHRPDDDERLPLAEDGELPTGDELGAQFERFLADLDEGDRDDKGR from the coding sequence ATGAGCGCCTCGCACGTCTTCATCGTCGACGAGGTCCCCGAGCTCGAGGACGCCTCCGACCTGGTGATGGTCACGGTCCTGGAGGGCTTCCTCGACGCCGGTGGCGCGGCCCAGAGCGCGCTGTCGCACCTGCTCGAGACCGACCAGGGCCGCGTGGTCGCGACCTTCGAGATCGACGCGTTCTACGACTACCGCGCCCGTCGTCCCCCGATGACCTTCGCCGAGGACCACTACGAGGACTACCAGGCCCCGCGGCTGGTCTGCCGCCTCGTGCACGACGCGGCGGGGGTGCCCTTCCTCCTGCTCCACGGGCCCGAGCCCGACACGCACTGGGAGGCGTTCTGCGCCGCCGTACGCACCGTCGTCGAGCACTTCGGGGTCAGCCTCGTCGTCTCGTGGGGCGCGGTGCCGATGGCCGTCCCGCACACGCGGCCGGTGATGATCACCCACCACGGCAACCGCCCCGAGCTGGTCACGCGCTCGTCGATGTGGCGCGGCGCGATCCGCATCCCGGCCAGCGCGCTGGCGCTGCTCGAGCTGCGACTGGGGGAGTGGGGCCACGCCGCGACCGGCTTCGTCGCCCACGTGCCGCACTACCTCGCCCAGGTCGACTACCCCCTGTCCGCGATCCCGCTGCTCACCGCCGCCGCCGAGGCGACCGGGCTGCAGTGGGACCTGACCGGGCTGCACGCCCGGGCCGCGGCCCGCGCCGACGACATCGCCACCCAGGTGGCGGAGTCGGCCGAGGTCCGTGACGTGGTCGCCGGCCTCGAGCAGCAGTACGACGCCTTCCACCGCCCCGACGACGACGAGCGTCTCCCGCTCGCCGAGGACGGCGAGCTGCCCACGGGTGACGAGCTCGGCGCGCAGTTCGAGCGGTTCCTCGCCGACCTCGACGAGGGTGACCGAGACGACAAGGGCAGATAG
- a CDS encoding acyl-CoA thioesterase, whose protein sequence is MPSSAAELVELLDLETIDLNLFRGKQPDTQMQRTFGGQVAAQALVAAARTAPEETEVHSLHSYFLRPGDPTVPLVYDVERVRDGRSFATRRVLARQHGRPIFGLTASFQIEEEGWEHQDVIPDVPGPEDSFDVTEWMANDPQRRDEWLREWSVMDLRLARREPARGEEDTFTGPTAVDYWIRIKGGLPDEPLVHQAALTYLSDLTLLGATLVKHQVHPGHRRVQAASLDHAIWFHRDFRADDWLLYSQTSPIATGARGLAFGHLFTVDGRMVATVAQEGLIRPRHQD, encoded by the coding sequence ATGCCTTCCTCCGCCGCCGAGCTCGTCGAGCTCCTCGACCTGGAGACCATCGACCTCAACCTCTTCCGCGGCAAGCAGCCCGACACGCAGATGCAGCGCACCTTCGGCGGCCAGGTCGCCGCGCAGGCGCTGGTCGCCGCGGCGCGCACCGCGCCGGAGGAGACCGAGGTCCACTCGCTGCACTCCTACTTCCTGCGCCCCGGCGACCCCACGGTCCCGCTGGTGTACGACGTGGAGCGCGTCCGCGACGGCCGCTCGTTCGCCACGCGCCGGGTGCTGGCCCGTCAGCACGGACGACCGATCTTCGGCCTGACCGCCTCCTTCCAGATCGAGGAGGAGGGGTGGGAGCACCAGGACGTGATCCCCGACGTGCCGGGCCCCGAGGACTCCTTCGACGTGACCGAGTGGATGGCCAACGACCCGCAGCGTCGCGACGAGTGGCTGCGCGAGTGGTCGGTGATGGACCTGCGCCTGGCCCGCCGCGAGCCCGCGCGCGGCGAGGAGGACACCTTCACCGGGCCGACCGCCGTCGACTACTGGATCCGGATCAAGGGCGGGCTGCCCGACGAGCCGCTGGTCCACCAGGCCGCACTGACCTACCTCAGCGACCTGACCCTGCTGGGCGCGACGCTGGTCAAGCACCAGGTCCACCCGGGCCACCGCCGGGTGCAGGCCGCGTCGCTGGACCACGCGATCTGGTTCCACCGCGACTTCCGCGCCGATGACTGGCTGCTCTACTCCCAGACGTCGCCGATCGCGACCGGCGCGCGTGGGCTGGCGTTCGGCCACCTGTTCACCGTGGACGGCCGCATGGTCGCCACGGTCGCGCAGGAGGGCCTGATCCGCCCGCGCCACCAGGACTGA
- a CDS encoding LVIVD repeat-containing protein, with product MRSPRHALLRLALAGGLAAGSVALVLPDGASTAVSEPPLRATPQARCNDASRPETSTQGRVPAVDYASGRAARGYTCNATQVSHHGGAGGFKTFRYVDRAGHVCGYYDSGSIFSADLVTRKEGTGVVVLDMADPRRPRQTANLTTPAMETPHESLFLNQRRGLLAAVAGNIETLPGQLDLYDVRADCRHPRLLSTLPLGGLGHESGFAPDGRTFYTSSTFGQVVTAVDVSDPALPHPIATLGGVNFHGMRLSADGRTLYAANLGNPSGPDSTYSNGGLAVLDVSSIQDRDPLPAFKPVTGLAWSSGSIPQSADPVTIKGHRYLLEVDEFANYGARPNLVTGLGYQPDAPVGAARLIDVDDRRHPHVVSNLRLAVHQPKARLGAQGKDPGASSLVGGYAAHYCSAPRTVDPGLVACSMILSGLRVFDVRDPAHPREVAYFNKPAPGGAGAFSAPAWDLRHRMVWYSDTTSGFYAVRLARSVVPRHYWQ from the coding sequence ATGAGGTCCCCCCGCCACGCCCTGCTGCGTCTCGCCCTGGCCGGCGGGCTGGCCGCCGGCTCCGTCGCCCTCGTGCTCCCCGACGGCGCGTCGACCGCCGTCTCCGAGCCGCCGCTGCGCGCGACCCCGCAGGCCAGGTGCAACGACGCCTCCCGCCCCGAGACCTCCACGCAGGGCCGGGTGCCGGCCGTCGACTACGCCAGCGGTCGGGCGGCCCGGGGCTACACCTGCAACGCCACCCAGGTCTCCCACCACGGCGGCGCCGGCGGCTTCAAGACCTTCCGCTACGTCGACCGCGCCGGCCACGTCTGCGGCTACTACGACTCGGGCTCGATCTTCTCCGCCGACCTGGTGACCCGGAAGGAGGGCACCGGCGTCGTCGTCCTCGACATGGCCGACCCCCGCCGGCCCCGGCAGACCGCCAACCTGACCACACCGGCGATGGAGACCCCGCACGAGTCGCTCTTCCTCAACCAGCGTCGCGGCCTCCTCGCCGCGGTCGCGGGCAACATCGAGACCCTGCCCGGCCAGCTCGACCTGTACGACGTCCGGGCCGACTGCCGGCACCCGCGGCTGCTGTCGACGCTCCCGCTCGGCGGGCTCGGCCACGAGAGCGGCTTCGCCCCCGACGGGCGCACGTTCTACACCTCCTCGACCTTCGGCCAGGTCGTCACCGCGGTCGACGTGAGCGACCCGGCCCTCCCCCACCCGATCGCGACGCTGGGCGGCGTCAACTTCCACGGCATGCGGCTCAGCGCCGACGGCCGCACCCTCTACGCCGCCAACCTGGGCAACCCGAGCGGCCCCGACTCGACGTACTCCAACGGCGGGCTGGCGGTCCTCGACGTGAGCTCGATCCAGGACCGCGACCCGCTCCCGGCGTTCAAGCCGGTCACCGGCCTGGCGTGGAGCTCCGGCTCGATCCCGCAGTCCGCGGACCCGGTCACGATCAAGGGTCACCGCTACCTGCTCGAGGTCGACGAGTTCGCCAACTACGGCGCCCGTCCCAACCTGGTCACGGGCCTCGGCTACCAGCCCGACGCCCCGGTCGGTGCGGCCCGGCTGATCGACGTCGACGACCGGCGGCACCCGCACGTGGTGTCCAACCTGCGCCTCGCCGTGCACCAGCCGAAGGCCCGGCTCGGCGCGCAGGGCAAGGACCCGGGCGCCTCCTCCCTCGTCGGGGGCTACGCCGCCCACTACTGCTCGGCGCCACGCACCGTCGACCCGGGCCTCGTGGCCTGCAGCATGATCCTGAGCGGCCTGCGGGTCTTCGACGTCCGCGACCCGGCCCACCCCCGCGAGGTGGCCTACTTCAACAAGCCGGCCCCCGGGGGTGCGGGGGCGTTCTCGGCGCCGGCGTGGGACCTGCGCCACCGGATGGTGTGGTACTCCGACACCACCAGCGGCTTCTACGCCGTGCGCCTGGCGAGGTCGGTCGTGCCCCGCCACTACTGGCAGTGA
- a CDS encoding 3-oxoacyl-ACP reductase has product MSDRYQSLIHTPVGQLLAKNLGLPNPVELERYEEGQPLVQGTVVVGGSGRLGNQLTLALDELGVSFVQDVTEGETYKGLVFDATGLTSSEQLVELQHFFTPKLRKLDACARLVVIGTPPEKVKDQAEHVAQRALEGFTRSLGKEAGNGTTVQLVYVAPKADNGLASTLAFLLSPKSAYVSGQVIRVGAVGDAKATDKIEPVDWTKPLLGKTAVVTGASRGIGEQIARVLHRDGATVVGIDVPQAAEDLTRVMKDIDGDLLTLDITAKDAPARIAHHVATKHGGADIVVHNAGITRDKKLANMKDDVFASAIAVNLTAPERITKVMLEEGAINPNGRIVGVASIAGIAGNVGQTNYAASKAGVIGFVEALAPTLKDGITVNAVAPGFIETKMTAAVPFMTREVGRRLNAMQQGGQPVDVAEAIAYYASPASSAVNGNVVRVCGQMMLGA; this is encoded by the coding sequence ATGAGCGACCGCTACCAGTCCCTGATCCACACGCCCGTCGGCCAGCTCCTGGCCAAGAACCTCGGCCTGCCCAACCCGGTCGAGCTCGAGCGCTACGAGGAGGGTCAGCCGCTGGTGCAGGGCACCGTGGTCGTGGGCGGCTCCGGCCGCCTGGGCAACCAGCTCACGCTCGCGCTGGACGAGCTCGGCGTCTCGTTCGTGCAGGACGTCACCGAGGGCGAGACCTACAAGGGCCTGGTCTTCGACGCCACCGGCCTGACGTCCTCGGAGCAGCTGGTCGAGCTCCAGCACTTCTTCACCCCCAAGCTCCGCAAGCTCGACGCCTGCGCCCGCCTGGTCGTCATCGGCACCCCGCCGGAGAAGGTCAAGGACCAGGCCGAGCACGTCGCCCAGCGCGCGCTCGAGGGCTTCACCCGGTCCCTGGGCAAGGAGGCCGGCAACGGCACCACCGTCCAGCTGGTCTACGTCGCCCCCAAGGCCGACAACGGCCTCGCCTCGACCCTCGCCTTCCTCCTCTCGCCCAAGTCGGCGTACGTCAGCGGCCAGGTCATCCGGGTCGGTGCGGTCGGCGACGCCAAGGCCACCGACAAGATCGAGCCCGTCGACTGGACCAAGCCCCTGCTCGGCAAGACCGCGGTCGTGACCGGCGCCAGCCGCGGCATCGGCGAGCAGATCGCCCGCGTGCTGCACCGCGACGGGGCGACCGTGGTCGGCATCGACGTGCCCCAGGCCGCCGAGGACCTCACCCGCGTGATGAAGGACATCGACGGCGACCTCCTCACCCTCGACATCACCGCCAAGGACGCCCCGGCGCGCATCGCCCACCACGTGGCGACCAAGCACGGCGGCGCCGACATCGTCGTCCACAACGCCGGCATCACGCGCGACAAGAAGCTGGCCAACATGAAGGACGACGTGTTCGCCTCCGCGATCGCGGTCAACCTCACCGCTCCCGAGCGCATCACCAAGGTGATGCTCGAGGAGGGCGCGATCAACCCCAACGGGCGCATCGTCGGCGTCGCCTCGATCGCCGGCATCGCGGGCAACGTCGGCCAGACCAACTACGCCGCCTCCAAGGCCGGCGTGATCGGGTTCGTCGAGGCGCTCGCCCCGACCCTCAAGGACGGCATCACCGTCAACGCGGTGGCGCCGGGCTTCATCGAGACCAAGATGACCGCGGCCGTGCCGTTCATGACCCGCGAGGTCGGGCGTCGCCTCAACGCGATGCAGCAGGGCGGCCAGCCCGTCGACGTCGCCGAGGCGATCGCCTACTACGCCAGCCCCGCCTCCAGCGCGGTCAACGGCAACGTCGTCCGGGTCTGCGGCCAGATGATGCTGGGCGCGTGA
- a CDS encoding MaoC family dehydratase, which yields MTETRTISDPPSGLPLMAKAVLPVLPGVSALPGVRKTTKELPDLELRRPGVAVDPGHVAAYSSVCGFARKDTLPLPYLHMLAFPLHMALLTDSAFPFPAMGTVHLENTITQHRPSTASETYDVSVRPTNLRPHAKGQVFDMVTEVRVGEELVWDEVSTYLRRGKGDDEAPAGLDLPAVETGGVDWRLPADLGRRYGAVSGDRNPIHLYPWSARALGFKRQIAHGMWTKARSIAAIENRLPDRVSVEVAFKTPVFLPGVAQFRAETTGAGTAFSLVNPKSGAPHLHGRAH from the coding sequence ATGACTGAGACCAGGACGATCAGCGACCCGCCCAGCGGGCTGCCCCTGATGGCCAAGGCGGTGCTCCCGGTGCTCCCGGGGGTCTCCGCCCTGCCGGGGGTCCGCAAGACCACCAAGGAGCTGCCCGACCTCGAGCTCCGGCGCCCCGGCGTCGCGGTCGACCCGGGCCACGTCGCGGCGTACTCCTCGGTGTGCGGCTTCGCGCGCAAGGACACGCTGCCGCTGCCCTACCTGCACATGCTGGCGTTCCCGCTGCACATGGCGCTGCTCACCGACAGCGCCTTCCCGTTCCCCGCCATGGGCACGGTGCACCTGGAGAACACCATCACCCAGCACCGTCCCTCGACGGCCTCGGAGACCTACGACGTCAGCGTGCGTCCGACCAACCTGCGGCCGCACGCCAAGGGCCAGGTCTTCGACATGGTCACCGAGGTGCGCGTGGGTGAGGAGCTCGTGTGGGACGAGGTCTCGACCTACCTGCGCCGCGGCAAGGGCGACGACGAGGCGCCGGCCGGCCTGGACCTCCCCGCCGTCGAGACCGGCGGCGTGGACTGGAGGCTGCCGGCCGACCTGGGCCGTCGCTACGGCGCGGTGTCGGGTGACCGCAACCCGATCCACCTCTACCCGTGGAGCGCCAGGGCGCTGGGCTTCAAGCGGCAGATCGCCCACGGCATGTGGACCAAGGCCCGCAGCATCGCCGCGATCGAGAACCGCCTGCCCGACCGGGTCAGCGTGGAGGTCGCGTTCAAGACCCCGGTGTTCCTGCCGGGCGTGGCGCAGTTCCGCGCGGAGACCACCGGCGCCGGCACGGCGTTCAGCCTGGTCAACCCGAAGTCGGGCGCTCCGCACCTGCACGGCCGGGCGCACTGA
- a CDS encoding acetyl-CoA C-acetyltransferase has protein sequence MQAKIRRVAVIGGNRIPFARSNTVYSDASNQEMLTAAIDGLASRYGLEGKRVDEVVAGAVLKHSRDFNLTRESVLGSKLSPETPAYDIQQACDTGIQAAILVASKIALGQIDVGIAGGTDTTSDAPIAVGEGLRKILLEANRAKTTQGRLAALAKLRPGHLAPSIPQNSEPRTGLSMGESAAVTALEWQIPRDEQDELAVRSHKNLAAAYDRGFQDDLITPFRGVERDQNLRPDSSVEKLSTLKPVFGKGETATMTAANSTPLTDGASVVLLASEEYAKEQGWEVLAYLTDWETAAVDYVHGQEGLLMAPAYAMPRMLKRNGLTLQDFDFYEIHEAFASQVLATLKVWNDPIYCRERLGLDEPLGEIDRDKLNVNGSSLAAGHPFAATGGRILANLAKLLHEKGSGKGVISICAAGGQGVTAIVEAP, from the coding sequence ATGCAGGCCAAGATCCGCCGCGTCGCCGTCATCGGCGGCAACCGCATCCCCTTCGCCCGGTCCAACACCGTCTACTCCGACGCCTCCAACCAGGAGATGCTCACCGCGGCCATCGACGGCCTGGCCTCGCGCTACGGCCTCGAGGGGAAGCGGGTCGACGAGGTCGTCGCCGGCGCGGTGCTCAAGCACTCCCGCGACTTCAACCTCACCCGTGAGTCGGTCCTCGGCTCCAAGCTCTCGCCCGAGACCCCGGCGTACGACATCCAGCAGGCCTGCGACACCGGCATCCAGGCCGCGATCCTCGTCGCCTCCAAGATCGCGCTCGGCCAGATCGACGTCGGCATCGCCGGCGGCACCGACACCACCTCCGACGCCCCGATCGCGGTGGGGGAGGGCCTGCGCAAGATCCTGCTCGAGGCCAACCGCGCCAAGACCACGCAGGGCCGCCTCGCCGCGCTGGCCAAGCTGCGCCCGGGTCACCTGGCCCCCTCGATCCCGCAGAACAGCGAGCCCCGCACCGGCCTGTCGATGGGCGAGTCCGCCGCGGTCACCGCGCTGGAGTGGCAGATCCCCCGCGACGAGCAGGACGAGCTGGCGGTGCGCTCGCACAAGAACCTCGCCGCGGCGTACGACCGGGGCTTCCAGGACGACCTGATCACGCCGTTCCGCGGGGTCGAGCGCGACCAGAACCTCCGCCCCGACTCCTCGGTCGAGAAGCTGTCCACCCTCAAGCCGGTGTTCGGCAAGGGCGAGACCGCCACCATGACCGCGGCCAACTCCACCCCGCTCACCGACGGCGCGTCCGTCGTGCTGCTGGCCTCGGAGGAGTACGCCAAGGAGCAGGGCTGGGAGGTCCTGGCCTACCTGACCGACTGGGAGACCGCCGCCGTCGACTACGTCCACGGCCAGGAGGGCCTGCTCATGGCCCCGGCCTACGCGATGCCGCGCATGCTGAAGCGCAACGGCCTGACGCTGCAGGACTTCGACTTCTACGAGATCCACGAGGCCTTCGCCTCGCAGGTCCTCGCCACGCTCAAGGTCTGGAACGACCCGATCTACTGCCGCGAGCGCCTCGGCCTCGACGAGCCGCTGGGCGAGATCGACCGTGACAAGCTCAACGTCAACGGCTCCTCGCTCGCCGCGGGCCACCCCTTCGCCGCCACCGGTGGCCGCATCCTGGCCAACCTGGCCAAGCTGCTGCACGAGAAGGGCTCCGGCAAGGGCGTCATCTCCATCTGCGCCGCCGGCGGCCAGGGCGTCACGGCCATCGTCGAGGCCCCCTGA
- a CDS encoding DUF5995 family protein — MSGTTLVRRVVVLCASALVLPALAAVSSAPAQADDLLYVPWSSSLPGWSDTYTPGSDDDCAAGRSSCLGKTLKELAKIHDLNGQSCSHNAIFSLAYLRMTQYYGYTRDLPDYYQDVPFANHQDAVFARYYTDAFWNWRNGNRSAVPRAWLYAFDAAKNKQVTGNGDLLLGMSAHINRDLPFVIAAVGTVAPDGSSRKPDYDKVEQWLYSATEPMLAEAAARYDSTLDDADDPFGLTYAALFQMVSLWRENAWRNAEALLAAPDAAARRLVADKIESDANAVAQGLLATQGYSLLNTTTARDTWCSAHKGDAAPVAYEYGAVTPWGY; from the coding sequence ATGTCTGGGACCACACTGGTGCGTCGCGTCGTCGTGCTCTGCGCGAGCGCGCTCGTCCTACCCGCCCTCGCGGCCGTGTCGAGCGCGCCGGCGCAGGCCGACGACCTGCTCTACGTCCCCTGGAGCAGCTCGCTCCCGGGGTGGTCGGACACCTACACGCCGGGCAGCGACGACGACTGCGCGGCCGGTCGGTCGAGCTGTCTGGGCAAGACGCTGAAGGAGCTGGCCAAGATCCACGACCTCAACGGCCAGTCGTGCTCGCACAACGCGATCTTCTCGCTGGCCTACCTGCGCATGACGCAGTACTACGGCTACACCCGTGACCTGCCGGACTACTACCAGGACGTGCCGTTCGCCAACCACCAGGACGCGGTGTTCGCGCGCTACTACACCGACGCGTTCTGGAACTGGCGCAACGGCAACCGCTCCGCGGTCCCGCGGGCCTGGCTCTACGCCTTCGACGCGGCCAAGAACAAGCAGGTGACCGGCAACGGCGACCTGCTGCTGGGCATGAGCGCGCACATCAATCGCGACCTGCCGTTCGTCATCGCCGCCGTCGGCACCGTCGCTCCCGACGGATCCTCGCGCAAGCCCGACTACGACAAGGTCGAGCAGTGGCTCTACTCCGCGACCGAGCCGATGCTGGCCGAAGCAGCCGCACGCTACGACTCCACGCTGGACGACGCCGACGACCCGTTCGGCCTGACCTACGCCGCGCTCTTCCAGATGGTCTCGCTGTGGCGGGAGAACGCCTGGCGCAACGCCGAGGCGCTGCTCGCGGCTCCGGACGCCGCCGCGCGCCGGCTCGTGGCGGACAAGATCGAGTCCGACGCCAATGCCGTGGCGCAGGGCCTCCTGGCGACGCAGGGCTACTCGCTGCTGAACACCACGACCGCGCGCGACACCTGGTGCTCGGCGCACAAGGGCGACGCCGCACCCGTGGCCTACGAGTACGGCGCCGTCACGCCCTGGGGCTACTGA